One Halobaculum roseum DNA segment encodes these proteins:
- a CDS encoding cupin domain-containing protein has protein sequence MNEERPGGAGGDDNGDSNEDGDAYDDTYDDEASEAADHGYRHVAVDDVPNTPNPTRAKRELDEAVGASLFGCNYYEADPGERVPWGYHRHPDHEELFYVIAGELEIETPARTYRVGADEAFFVPADGPNRAVAVGDGPCRFLAVGAPKDADGAVICEECPACGAETDREYEVEATGEGADPAAEVYVLRCAACGAETDRFSG, from the coding sequence GTGAACGAGGAACGCCCCGGCGGCGCTGGCGGCGACGACAACGGCGACAGCAACGAAGACGGCGACGCTTACGACGACACGTACGACGACGAAGCCTCCGAGGCTGCGGACCACGGCTACCGCCACGTCGCGGTCGACGACGTGCCGAACACGCCGAACCCGACGCGCGCGAAACGCGAGTTGGACGAGGCGGTCGGGGCGTCGCTGTTCGGCTGCAACTACTACGAGGCCGATCCCGGCGAGCGGGTGCCGTGGGGGTACCACCGTCACCCCGATCACGAGGAGCTGTTCTACGTGATCGCCGGGGAGCTGGAGATCGAGACGCCCGCCCGCACGTACCGCGTCGGCGCCGACGAGGCGTTCTTCGTCCCCGCTGACGGGCCCAACCGGGCGGTCGCCGTCGGCGACGGGCCGTGCCGGTTCCTCGCGGTCGGCGCGCCCAAGGACGCCGACGGCGCGGTGATCTGCGAGGAGTGTCCCGCCTGCGGCGCCGAGACCGACCGCGAGTACGAAGTCGAGGCCACGGGCGAGGGGGCCGACCCGGCTGCCGAGGTGTACGTCCTCCGGTGTGCGGCGTGCGGTGCGGAGACCGACCGCTTCTCCGGGTAG
- a CDS encoding VOC family protein, producing the protein MTTRPATTQPRPALASLALEVTDLGRAAAWYADTFGLVPTRRTETECAFDVGGTEFVLRRPDSVPRGGLHTHFAFETPGREYPAWRARFLEAPEMDFGSFRSLYLEDADGHAPEIGGTAPDGTGAGLVGIFEVVLEVANVDLASDCWSALGFSAVDRGDERRRVRMRGPSGAERQFDVELWEPQLGLAGARGGVHVDLAVRVREPAAVADHAYGDLPSVTVRESPDGSVELYDPDGHHLVLLPADGAAAAEDVS; encoded by the coding sequence ATGACGACGCGACCCGCGACGACGCAGCCGCGCCCGGCCCTGGCGTCGCTGGCGCTGGAGGTGACCGACCTCGGGCGCGCGGCGGCGTGGTACGCCGACACGTTCGGCCTCGTCCCGACCCGGCGAACCGAGACCGAATGCGCCTTCGACGTGGGCGGCACCGAGTTCGTCCTCAGGCGCCCCGACTCGGTCCCGCGCGGCGGCCTCCACACTCACTTCGCGTTCGAGACGCCCGGCCGCGAGTACCCCGCGTGGCGCGCTCGGTTCCTGGAGGCCCCCGAGATGGACTTCGGCTCCTTTCGCTCGCTGTATCTGGAGGACGCCGACGGCCACGCCCCGGAGATCGGCGGCACCGCCCCCGACGGAACCGGCGCGGGATTGGTCGGGATCTTCGAGGTGGTGCTGGAAGTGGCGAACGTCGACCTCGCGAGCGACTGCTGGTCCGCGCTGGGGTTCTCGGCGGTCGACCGCGGCGACGAACGCCGAAGGGTCCGGATGCGCGGGCCATCGGGCGCCGAGCGACAGTTCGACGTGGAGCTGTGGGAGCCGCAGTTGGGGCTCGCGGGCGCGCGGGGCGGCGTCCACGTCGACCTCGCCGTCCGGGTGCGCGAGCCCGCGGCGGTCGCCGACCACGCCTACGGCGACCTCCCCTCGGTGACGGTCCGGGAGTCGCCCGACGGCTCGGTCGAGCTGTACGACCCCGACGGCCATCACCTCGTGTTGCTGCCGGCCGACGGGGCTGCGGCCGCGGAGGACGTGTCGTGA